gcagcagagaAATATCAAAATCGATGGCACCGGCTGCAGCTGATGACGTGTCACTTCCTGATATTTCCGATAACGATATCAAGGTTCTTATTTCTTATTataattgtaataattatatcttattcttatttaattattcatttCACTGCGCTTATATATACTCAATCGATGGcaccatctatatatatatatatatatattgtaattataaaattcaacgtttactttatttgtttctaatttgtataaatatatCTCAATTAAAGGTCAAAAgtattgtaatttgtttgtgtgtgtgtgtgagagagagagatttaGGGGCTTTTTTGATTGGTATACAATTGGGGTCATTTATTTAACATAACAATGCAATACAGTGTATCTTTTATCCGTTTTTCTCGGTAGGGCAATGCACTATcaaatttttgtttaatatcTTGCCAATGTGTAACCCGAATACTAGCTAGAATGCGTAAAATGGTGTCGAATCGGATATGACGTGACATAATTTAGCTTACGAGGATGACATGACACTATTTGGGTTCTCTATTGACTTAAAATATGGGTCGAAAAACACTATACAAGCTAAATTTTGTCATGGATCCAAATTGCCAAGATTTACGGTTTTTGAAGGTATTTGGGTTACAAGTTACCTTCAAAGTGACAAAATTTGAGTGTAGATTAGGTCTTCTAAGAAATTAAATTAGTAACTTGTACCATATGGGCAAACCAAAAAGAATCTTGTTATATTGGATGTAGTAGGCATCAAGCAGTTGAATTTTAGAAACTAAATTTATGAAATGATATCAAATGGAGAACTGattattagttattatcttAACTTTTACAGCCATTTTTTGTGCTTCATAAAGCATCTACTTGCCAACAACGTGTTACAAAATCGGTTGGAAGGACGAGTAGAAAAGTTAAGGTTAATTTGTCAGCGTCATTGGCTACTagtgatgaagatgatgttTCCGATGATCGAGTGCATGAGATAATGAGAATGAAAAACTTTCACGAAGCGTGGATGAAAATTGAATTGACCATTAAGGTTAGTGtctaaaatttgtaaaaatcCTTCttcaaacaatgttgaacttgAACCCCTTCATTGAGTTTTTCGACACTTAAATTAATAAAGGAAGTAAATAAATAAGTGGGTATTTCTTCTTTGTTCGATGTAACTCTGTAATATGACATTTATTCCGTAATGCAGGATGTTTTGCATAACATCAATGCTGATGTATTTACTGAGATAGATAGGTGGGTGCACAAATCATTTGATGCAATCTGTTCGAGAGGGAGGCCCGATGCTAACAAAGCTACTTGTTCGTACCCTATTGTAACCGATGTTACAGCTAAACAAATTTTCACCGCCCTAGTTGTAATGAGTGAGTTTCTTAAAATTCAAGTGCTTTAAGCTATTAATTTTGTTAGGAATCTCCGTTGAAATTTGTcgatttaaataaataaagtatgaCCAATTATGGAGTTGGCTCTACTAATCATGAGGTTTTTGTCATGGTTCATGTAAGGACTGAATAAACACCCACTGATTTGCAGACAACATGGAATTTGTTGATGATCTTCAAACGTTTGCGGATCTTGGTATACATTTAGATTCACATGGTTGCCATGTGGCTAACCTCTCATCAGTGGATTTCTCAGCCAAGAGTGGGATAGGTGGTTGTTTAAGAAGTCTGTCGAGGCAGATCTTAAAGGATAGCATTGATGTAAGATTTGTGATCATTACTTATTAAACCATCTTTTCAATCTCCCCTTTTTAATTCTTTCTATGTTTGTTCTACCCTCTTATCTGTATAGTCTGCCGACATTTCTATCTTAGCATCTTGGTACATGGAGCAAGAGAATTTTACGCGCCCTGTGGTTGTTATTATTGAAGATATGGACAGATGCAGTGGACCTGTACTTTCTGATTTCATACTTATGTTAAGGTATGGTAGCACAAGAACATGGATTCTTTACTATTGGCTGGAGGTGGCTAATGAGCCGGTCAGATGGCTTGGGTAATAGGTCCAAAAGGGGTAATCTTGTTGGCACGGTGGTTATTTCTACACCCGCATTTTTTACTCTGCGTACCACACGGTTTTCTAAAATTAGTTTAAACCCTCACCTGAATGTATGTGGTGTGCAATAGGGTAATCTTCTTGAGGGTAAAATGGCCAATGAACATGCAACGTGAATATCTGATGTACAGTTTTTTCCGTCTTTGATACGCGTCAAGATGGTTGGGGTTGGCCAAATATAACTTTTGTCCAAAATCTATAACTTTCCATAAATAATTGTGTGTCATATGTAATTATCAAGTCTTCGATGAAAAGGTTTAGTGCACCAAAACAACACTTTGGGCGACTTTTGGCCTGTTCAGCCCATCTTAACCATTTGCTTTCTGAATAgctattttttttgtaaatttattCGTTTGACTGATTACAGAAAAGATAAGCTAAATCCACCCATTCGTTAGTAAATGGCTCCAAACTGACACCTCTACTATTTGCCTTACTCTTCATGCATGTCATATAACCATTTTGTGCTTTAATCAGTGAATGGGTGATTAAGATCCCAGTAATTTTGATACTGGGGGTTGCAACAAATCTTGATGCCCCAAAAAGCATTCTTTCTTCCAAAGCAGTTCAACACCTTTCTCCTTCCAAGTTCTTATTGGGATCTCCAGCTGATAGACTGGATGCCATCATTAAAGCAGTCTTTGTAAAACCGTGCTCTGGGTTTTTAGTTGGCCACAAGGTTGCAGGTTTCATGAGAAATTGTTTCTTGAGACAGGATGGAACATTGACTTCTTTAATTAGAGCTGTAAAGGTTAATTGCTGAACCATAAGTGTCtctattatcattttttattttctagctTACGAGTAGAGGTGACAATTTCAGCCCATGatgtacttatgaatgggttgacTTGAGCTGTGTTTTATCAacatttcaaataataaaaacagCTAAATGGGAGTGGGTTGAAAGTTGCCCAGTCCTTTTTAAAGGCATGTAATATCTTAAATTGTTATAATCAGAGATTTAGGTTATTATTGTAGTAATATTTTTTGCACGTCAACCCATCCCATATCTACCCGCCCTAAGGATGACCTGTTACCTAATCCTCCCATCTTGCCTGCTGTCACCACTACTTATCAATACGAGAGGAGGtagtataatatattaatttaattggtAACAAATTTTCTGCAGATGGCACTTGTTCAGCATTTTCTTATGGAGCCTTTAAGCTTCACAGTGAATGGCTTACTTGATGAAGAGGTTAGTCAGGATTTTGTTTTTGACCAATTATGCCCACTGTCgagtttattttgttttctcgTCTTTGATGCTTCTTTTCCAGTTACTAGGACAATTTCTTTGCTTTTTATTACTTTCTGTCGTCCGTTAAACacaatatataatcaataaaataaaacacttttCTCTTATGTGCCTTGGATATAGGCATTTGTGTATctatatgtacatataaatataggttctgtttttctttttcatggtGTTGTAGTTATGCATATATGTGGgttgaaaaaaatgataatttagTACAACTATACAGGAAACACAGAGTGGGAAACCAGGGGCATGGCCCAAGAAAGCCCTTGAGCTTCCATCTTGTATAAGGTACTTAAGATAGTCATCACTATTGCCAAGCACGTTTGTGAAAAGTATGCTTTGAAAAATTCATAGAATTGGATGTGTACTAAGTTAATTTTATTAATCTTCTTGCAAGGAGACTTTCTGAACCAACAAATGAAGTTTTGTTAGGTGGACCATCAAAAATGAAGGAAGCATTGAACTTGTGGAGCTGTGTGGTTTCGGTGAGACCCGAATTCTTATTCACCTAAGTTTTGAGATTACTGTCACATCTGATGATTGTTACATGAAGTAACAATGTAACATTATAAATGATACTTTTGTTAACAAATATATACCAGAATAATTAGTTCTAGTGTGCGATGTTTGTGGTGTTTTGCAACTTTAGAATGAATAGCACTTTATTTCTCCTTCTTTGTTATATTGTTTTATGAACCTTGAAAAGGTAATTTGCTGCAGTGTTTGCATGAAGCGGGAAAGAATCAGAAAACCGCGCTCTTAGACTTGTATCACGAGGCATTGGATCCAAAGCTTTACAACCTGGGGCATTCTTATCATTTAGAGTCGAGACCTGATACTCAAAGACCTTCATGGATCCACGGTATGGATGGCCAATCAATGAAAATGCATAAGGGTGGTTTAATTGGCAATACAATTCGCCAGGTAAGGTAAGTAGAAAGTATAAACGTGTTCCGTGATTTGTATGATTTTGATATCATTTGTTAATCTCTGCTTGGTTTAATATCAGTGATATGCCTATGTTTTGTTGTTGGTCTAAGTTATGGCTGCACATCAATAAACATCTACAACTATAGTCTGCTATAACGTGTCACATCATTTATTTCTGAATATCTCCACACCAGTATGGTTAAATCTTCTGTTCTAATGGTTCTAAGTTGCTTAGTGTGTATGATCTTTGCCAATATAACGATATGTGTTACAAGTTTGAAATTCACAGTAATACCGCTTTGTTATCTCGCAGGGACCTGCAGCCTGCTGCTTTGTTTCAGTTGCTTGCAAAGTGGAGTAAACAAACAGATGGTGTCAATGAGGTATGTGTTTTGTATTTGAGGGAATTGATAATTTCAAAGAACCATCAAGCAGATCTAGGTAATGCTCCAGTTGACTTTTATTTAACTCTAGATCGATGTTGACCAGTTGACTTCTATTTAACTCTAGATTCATGAGAAAGTAAAGGAGCTTCAGTTGCAAGAGACTTCGGAAGATGATAATTTCAAAGAGCCACCAAGCCGATCCAGGTAATGCTTCATTTGAACTGTAAGATTGCGAAGGTTAAcgattaataattaaattgaaaatttattGGTGGTGACATATTAACATGAGAATGAATAAGCATCATTGGCATCATTAAATTGATGAGCGACCGTATATGCTTATGCTGTTAATGATCCCATTGATTTGTTATGATAAAGTATTATGATCATTAAGAAAATTATAATAGAAAGATGATAATCCATGGGGTTTTGGTCTTTTACTTTTGAATGGGTTGGTTTTGTTGAATGAGTCggataataaaaattttgttaaaaggGAACTCAGTTAAAATGGGATGAAAGTCGCCCAAACTGTAATTGTACGTTTATAACTTTTTCAGTAGGTTTGTTGAAGAAATTATATTGTTTGTGGCTCAACCTAACTCATCTCTGACGTCCCATGATGATCATTATCCAACCAGCCCAATGCGCCCCTGTTGCCACTTCAATTCCTTTTGTTCGAAGGACTAGCTGGAAGTTTCACGTGGCAGCAAGATAAACAGAAATATTAAAATTTCTATAAGTTTAGTATTTACTATTGGCATAAATGTTAACCTCTTTTTTATAACAGGAGACAAACAACCCGGAATGTTGGAAATTTAGATAAAAGTACAAAAGCATTAAACGAGAAAGCTACTGCACTGATTAGTATCATGACAAGGTAATTGCTTTCTAATTGTTATTTCATAGCTTTAATTGCCATTTTATTATTTAAGCCCGTATTTATGAATGGGTTCTTGTATACTTATAATTCCACGAGGAAAACAATAAAGATCTTTATGAACCTATTGATTGGTATTAAATCAGATTGGTAACACGAACAATAACCCAAAAAAAGCCGGCTTTTCACAATGATAGGCTGGATTCGAGCTTTAGTAGCTCACTGAGTTCCACAGAACGAAAATTATAGATTGGATTAAAACTAATGGCACACATGTCTTCTTTAACTAAGACATCATAACCTAACTTGGAGACAAGTAACgacatataattaataaaataaaacacttAACGCCCCTTAACTGATTGGCTGTTGGTACTGGACTCAAAAGCCCTTAACCAATGAGCTGTTTCTTCTGTTTCTTCCTCTGCCGAGTATACACTTGAACCCAGCTCCTACCTTTATCACGATTCACATCACTTATAGTTCAGTAATCAGTATTAAATAGGATTTTATGTTCTAATGTTCTCTATGTGGTTGCTGTCTATGAATCAGAGAACATATGCAGCCCATTGAGTGCATTGCTTTCCACGAAATGGTTTGCTTTAAGAATGTCGACAAACTACAGGCTGTAAGTAATGAGAAGTTTTTCTGCTAATCTACTTGCGTTTTGCATGGGACTAGAGAGAACTATAAGAACTTGTTTGTTTAGTGCATATCTTATTATGTATTTCTGAATGATCGTGCCATTCACTTAAGAAATTAAAGGCAAATAGAGAGGTGGTGATATTGGAGGGTTGGGTTAAAATGATTCGATATTTTAGTATGGGTTAAAATGAACAGAGACAGGTTTTCTTTACCTGCAAAGACTCCgctggtaattttttttttttattaaataaataaattataatgtgTCAGTTATGATTTAAAGCAATATCTTTTCTCCCTGAAGCTCTAATATAAATCATGGAGTAAAAACATTTTAAGAAGGTTGTATGCACTATGCACTACAAATAGACTTGTGGTGACTTTTAACTCATTTGGCGCATCTCCCTTTCCCCAATTGATAAAATCACAAGTAAATGGGTTAATGTTGCTTCCTATGCTAAATAGGTTTATTGTGGTTACTCAATGGAACTCTCATTGACTAGTATTTTTGAAGCTTGAAAGGGCTGCACGACATTATTTTGAATTGTGCGATTTTGACTGACACaatagtttaatttattttgactTTACATATCGACGATTAAATGTACTATCATAATCGTATTATGTTTGCTTCGTAGGCACTATTTGGAGATCCCAGGAGGAGAATCCAACTTGATCTACTGGATAGCCACAGCCTCTTGAATTGCAGTTGTTGCAACAAAAGTGGCAATGCtacaatttcatcatcaatgcatGATACAACACTAATGTAAGTCATTTTAGACGACATTAATTAGTAATCATATATGAACCTCAATCACATTTTTCTGTACTATGAACCTTCGAAGGGGAAAGTAGAGGTGGCAAGTTTGGGTCCATTTGGACTGTATTTCATCTTCATAGGTCATTTGGGAAACGTAACAAATATTAGCCAAGGAGAACATGCCAAAGAGTTCGATTGGTCAAAATTGGTTCGAATATACTAAAAGTCTATGTCTAAAGCATGCCTCCTAAGTATTTCGTCTTAAAAGAAATAGAGTAATGTACTATTTTCTAATCATATGGCCAATAAATAACTGTCAAACAATTATAAAC
The Erigeron canadensis isolate Cc75 chromosome 2, C_canadensis_v1, whole genome shotgun sequence DNA segment above includes these coding regions:
- the LOC122587526 gene encoding origin of replication complex subunit 3-like encodes the protein MAPAAADDVSLPDISDNDIKPFFVLHKASTCQQRVTKSVGRTSRKVKVNLSASLATSDEDDVSDDRVHEIMRMKNFHEAWMKIELTIKDVLHNINADVFTEIDRWVHKSFDAICSRGRPDANKATCSYPIVTDVTAKQIFTALVVMNNMEFVDDLQTFADLGIHLDSHGCHVANLSSVDFSAKSGIGGCLRSLSRQILKDSIDSADISILASWYMEQENFTRPVVVIIEDMDRCSGPVLSDFILMLSEWVIKIPVILILGVATNLDAPKSILSSKAVQHLSPSKFLLGSPADRLDAIIKAVFVKPCSGFLVGHKVAGFMRNCFLRQDGTLTSLIRAVKMALVQHFLMEPLSFTVNGLLDEEETQSGKPGAWPKKALELPSCIRLSEPTNEVLLGGPSKMKEALNLWSCVVSCLHEAGKNQKTALLDLYHEALDPKLYNLGHSYHLESRPDTQRPSWIHGMDGQSMKMHKGGLIGNTIRQVRDLQPAALFQLLAKWSKQTDGVNEIHEKVKELQLQETSEDDNFKEPPSRSRRQTTRNVGNLDKSTKALNEKATALISIMTREHMQPIECIAFHEMVCFKNVDKLQAALFGDPRRRIQLDLLDSHSLLNCSCCNKSGNATISSSMHDTTLMYILAQEHGDLINLHDWYQSFRAIIFQRTMKERNRSKVSPSPKKRKTMAEPQNIKEASIQARFCRAVTELQITGLLRMPSKRRPDYVQRVAFGL